The following are from one region of the Littorina saxatilis isolate snail1 unplaced genomic scaffold, US_GU_Lsax_2.0 scaffold_2371, whole genome shotgun sequence genome:
- the LOC138957475 gene encoding F-box/LRR-repeat protein 20-like, which translates to MIKINLVAKILTGSFVCVSLQGSHFTYDDDSYINKKLPKELVLRIFSFLDVVTLCRCAQVCKTWNLLALDGSNWQRVDLFEFQKDVEGPVVENLSKRCGGFLKSLSLKGCQVITDHALGIFAEQCKNIETLILNNCKKITDATCKSLGQYSHRLRKLDVSSCPNLTDTSLQYI; encoded by the exons ATGATAAAGATTAATCTAGTAGCAAAAATATTGACTGgttcttttgtttgtgtgtctcttcAGGGCTCTCACTTCACCTATGATGATGACAGCTATATCAACAAAAAGTTGCCCAAAGAATTGGTTCTCAG AATATTTTCCTTTCTGGACGTGGTCACCTTGTGTCGATGTGCACAAGTGTGTAAG ACATGGAACCTCCTGGCCCTAGATGGAAGCAACTGGCAGAGAGTTGACCTCTTTGAGTTCCAGAAAGATGTAGAG GGCCCTGTGGTAGAAAACCTGTCCAAGAGATGTGGAGGGTTCCTCAAGTCACTCAGTCTAAAAGGCTGTCAAGTCATCACAGATCATGCCTTAGG TATATTTGCTGAACAGTGCAAAAATATAGAGACCCTCATTCTGAACAACTGTAAAAAGATAACTGATGC GACATGCAAGAGTTTAGGTCAATACAGTCACCGGCTGCGAAAACTGGATGTCAGTTCCTGTCCCAACCTTACTGACACGTCACTGCAATACATCAG